A stretch of the Leptospiraceae bacterium genome encodes the following:
- a CDS encoding argininosuccinate synthase, which produces MPGKNPPKKIVLAYSGGLDTSVILAWLKEKYQCEVIAFCADVGQKEELSGLEEKGLKTGASKVYIEDLRLEFARDFIFPAVQATAIYEMRYLLGTSLARPLIAKAMVEVVKKEEGDAFSHGATGKGNDQVRFELTFKALAPEMQIIAPWRTWEFKGRMDLIAFAKQHGIPVPVTAEKPYSMDRNLLHLSFEGGILEDPYREPDESMFLLSVSPEKAPDKATYLDLDFEEGNCVAIDGKRMNPLEVMETLNKAGGENGIGRVDIVENRLVGIKSRGVYETPGGTILHIAHRDLESITIDRDTQHEKDALSLEFAKLVYNGLWYCTRMDALKSYIAETQRYVTGTVRVKLYKGNCTVVGRKSPVSLYNPQIASFEGDELYNQYDAEGFINIFGLPVKEAARLRAGK; this is translated from the coding sequence ATGCCCGGTAAAAATCCCCCTAAAAAGATAGTTTTAGCCTATTCCGGAGGACTCGATACCTCTGTGATCCTTGCCTGGTTAAAAGAGAAATACCAGTGTGAAGTTATTGCCTTCTGTGCCGATGTAGGCCAAAAAGAAGAATTGAGCGGACTCGAAGAAAAAGGTTTAAAAACCGGTGCTTCGAAGGTATATATCGAAGACCTGCGCCTAGAGTTTGCTCGTGACTTCATATTTCCGGCAGTACAGGCCACAGCCATTTATGAAATGCGCTATTTATTGGGCACTTCCCTTGCCCGCCCCCTCATTGCGAAAGCCATGGTAGAAGTTGTAAAAAAGGAAGAGGGAGATGCTTTTTCTCATGGAGCTACCGGTAAGGGTAATGACCAGGTTCGTTTTGAACTTACTTTTAAAGCCCTGGCTCCCGAAATGCAGATTATCGCCCCCTGGAGAACCTGGGAATTTAAAGGACGGATGGACTTAATCGCATTTGCAAAACAACATGGCATCCCCGTTCCGGTCACAGCCGAAAAACCCTACTCTATGGACAGAAATCTTCTGCATTTATCTTTTGAAGGCGGAATATTAGAAGACCCTTACAGAGAGCCGGATGAAAGCATGTTTTTATTATCCGTTTCACCCGAAAAAGCCCCGGATAAAGCCACTTATTTAGACTTAGACTTTGAAGAAGGAAACTGTGTAGCTATAGACGGAAAAAGAATGAATCCTCTTGAAGTGATGGAAACTCTAAATAAAGCCGGTGGCGAAAATGGTATAGGCAGGGTCGATATAGTTGAAAACCGTCTGGTCGGAATCAAGTCGAGAGGTGTTTATGAAACACCGGGTGGAACCATTCTCCATATAGCACATCGTGACCTTGAGTCAATCACTATAGATAGAGACACTCAGCATGAAAAGGATGCTCTCTCATTAGAGTTTGCTAAATTAGTATATAATGGTCTTTGGTACTGCACCCGCATGGATGCCTTAAAAAGTTATATTGCCGAAACCCAGAGATACGTAACCGGAACTGTTCGGGTAAAACTATATAAGGGAAATTGCACAGTAGTCGGTCGTAAATCTCCTGTGTCTCTATATAATCCACAGATTGCAAGCTTCGAGGGAGATGAACTTTACAATCAGTACGATGCAGAGGGTTTTATTAATATCTTCGGTCTGCCGGTCAAAGAAGCTGCGAGACTAAGAGCCGGAAAATGA
- the galK gene encoding galactokinase: MDSKLLEDFYTHFGKKPVRQFVAPGRINIIGEHVDYLGGKVLPAAIHFSINIIACRTSGSGYKLYSQAYNSLVQTDSPVHETENTWANYIHGVVDEFQKRNLLIGGFEMAIGGNIPEGAGLSSSAALEVGVAFALNELFELNLDKKALSLLAKDAENYFIGLQCGIMDQFASAFGKENHCILLDTASLQYEYHPAVFEGYELFLIDSKVKHSLKDSAYNTRRKECDTALMKIREKYPEVQTLYMAEEKHLEGTNLSPVELKRVLHVIGERKRTINIVDSLSKNDILNVGKHILKAHASLSELFEVSCPETDFLVNFLSNSGTVGARMIGGGFGGCVLAIEKTGEFSGKEALLRKAYKDKFGIDLQIYNFRITDGVREIGR, from the coding sequence ATGGATTCTAAACTTTTAGAGGATTTTTATACTCATTTTGGGAAAAAACCGGTTCGGCAGTTTGTAGCTCCCGGTAGAATAAACATTATTGGTGAACATGTAGATTACCTCGGAGGAAAGGTACTTCCGGCTGCTATACATTTTTCAATAAATATTATCGCCTGCCGAACTTCCGGGTCGGGTTATAAACTTTATTCTCAAGCATACAATTCCCTTGTTCAAACAGATTCTCCTGTCCATGAAACGGAAAATACCTGGGCCAATTATATCCATGGGGTTGTTGACGAATTTCAAAAACGTAATCTTTTGATAGGCGGTTTTGAAATGGCAATAGGGGGAAATATTCCCGAAGGAGCCGGTCTTTCCTCTTCTGCTGCCCTCGAAGTAGGAGTAGCATTTGCTTTGAATGAGTTATTCGAATTAAATTTGGATAAAAAGGCCTTAAGTTTGCTTGCAAAAGATGCAGAAAATTACTTCATCGGTTTACAATGCGGAATTATGGATCAATTTGCCTCTGCTTTTGGCAAAGAAAACCATTGTATTCTACTGGATACTGCCAGTTTACAATATGAATATCACCCGGCTGTTTTTGAAGGTTATGAGCTATTCTTAATTGATTCAAAAGTAAAGCATTCTTTAAAAGATAGTGCCTACAATACCAGAAGAAAAGAATGTGATACAGCCCTGATGAAAATCCGGGAGAAATATCCGGAAGTCCAAACTCTCTATATGGCAGAAGAAAAACACCTCGAAGGGACGAATCTTTCCCCGGTAGAGCTAAAAAGAGTTTTACATGTAATAGGAGAAAGAAAAAGAACCATAAATATTGTTGACTCTTTATCTAAAAATGATATCCTGAATGTTGGTAAGCATATTCTAAAAGCACATGCGTCCCTATCTGAACTTTTTGAAGTATCCTGTCCGGAAACGGATTTTTTAGTGAATTTCTTATCGAATTCCGGGACTGTCGGGGCAAGGATGATAGGAGGAGGTTTTGGGGGTTGTGTGCTTGCTATAGAAAAAACAGGGGAATTTTCCGGAAAAGAAGCTCTTCTAAGGAAGGCATATAAGGATAAATTCGGAATTGACCTCCAAATTTATAATTTCCGTATTACGGATGGAGTTCGCGAAATCGGGAGATAA
- a CDS encoding polyprenyl synthetase family protein yields MEHFKKLYEERKQAFEAFFYNTVLPEIHSTHHLTLAEAMLYSCKAGGKRFRPVLLLSAYLSIQENVSADALYLSSAVECIHTYSLIHDDLPSMDNDDLRRGLPTCHIKFSEATAILAGDALNAHAFYLLSKLEIRKPYFLSNLLELLHRGGGGPGMVSGQMEDIEHENNPSLFSEETLHRIHTKKTGALILSSLLLGNRLLENWKERETSIRNYGEKLGLLFQITDDILDLESTSEELGKTIGKDLASGKLTYPALFGLDKTREMRDTITEELVEMGKKLDRKGDFFANLPLYVARRRS; encoded by the coding sequence TTGGAACATTTTAAAAAACTCTACGAAGAACGAAAACAGGCCTTTGAAGCTTTTTTTTATAACACTGTCTTACCTGAAATTCATAGCACACATCATTTAACTTTAGCCGAAGCTATGCTTTACTCTTGCAAAGCCGGTGGTAAACGCTTTCGTCCGGTGCTGCTTCTTTCTGCTTATCTTTCCATACAGGAAAATGTTAGTGCCGATGCTTTATATCTTTCCTCAGCTGTTGAATGTATTCATACATATTCTCTGATTCATGATGACCTTCCCAGTATGGACAACGATGATTTGCGTAGAGGGCTTCCCACCTGCCATATAAAATTTTCAGAAGCTACTGCCATACTCGCAGGAGATGCATTAAACGCACACGCCTTTTATCTCTTATCTAAACTGGAAATAAGAAAGCCCTATTTTCTTTCTAATTTATTAGAACTTCTACACAGGGGAGGAGGAGGGCCCGGTATGGTTTCCGGGCAAATGGAAGATATCGAACACGAAAACAATCCTTCTCTGTTTTCTGAAGAAACCCTGCACCGAATCCATACAAAAAAAACCGGGGCTTTAATCCTTTCCTCCCTTCTATTAGGAAACCGTTTATTAGAAAACTGGAAAGAACGCGAAACTTCCATCCGTAACTACGGAGAAAAACTCGGTTTACTATTCCAGATAACAGATGATATTCTGGATTTAGAAAGTACCTCCGAAGAACTCGGAAAAACTATCGGAAAAGATTTAGCCAGTGGAAAATTAACTTATCCTGCCCTTTTCGGTCTGGACAAAACAAGGGAGATGAGAGATACTATAACCGAAGAATTAGTAGAAATGGGTAAGAAATTGGATAGAAAAGGTGATTTTTTCGCAAACCTTCCCCTTTATGTAGCCCGCAGGAGAAGTTAA
- a CDS encoding SDR family oxidoreductase, protein MQKQAVLITGGGIRLGRAIALSLAEKGIDIALHYNSSKIEAEETARIIRSLGIDCELFPLNLKDISSFQSYIEKVKYRFPHLHILINSASSYTQKSIKDTDEKTFDEQFQINLKAPFFLSQAFYKVIDKGNIINILDNKINYRQFQYAAYLLSKKALAEFTLMAALEFAPAFRVNGIAPGVILPLPSRSKEYLDWRISAIPLQKKGETHNITTSIWHLIENDFISGQILHIDGAEGINFTGRNAGDYDPGKI, encoded by the coding sequence ATGCAGAAGCAGGCAGTTCTTATTACCGGTGGAGGAATACGCCTCGGTCGAGCAATTGCTCTATCCCTGGCTGAAAAAGGAATAGATATTGCACTTCACTATAATTCTTCTAAAATAGAAGCGGAAGAGACTGCAAGGATAATTCGTTCACTGGGTATAGATTGCGAGCTATTTCCTCTCAACCTAAAGGATATTAGCTCTTTCCAGTCGTATATTGAAAAAGTAAAATACAGGTTTCCACACCTTCATATTCTTATTAATAGTGCTTCCTCTTACACACAAAAGTCCATAAAAGATACAGACGAAAAAACATTTGATGAACAATTTCAAATCAACTTAAAAGCTCCATTTTTTTTGAGTCAGGCATTTTATAAGGTGATAGATAAGGGAAATATTATTAACATCCTTGATAATAAAATCAATTACAGACAGTTTCAATATGCTGCATATCTATTAAGCAAAAAAGCTTTAGCCGAATTTACTCTAATGGCAGCTTTAGAATTTGCTCCTGCGTTTCGAGTAAACGGAATCGCACCGGGAGTCATTCTTCCTCTGCCGAGTCGAAGTAAAGAATATTTGGATTGGAGAATAAGCGCAATTCCTTTACAAAAAAAAGGTGAAACTCATAATATAACAACATCTATCTGGCATCTGATAGAAAATGATTTCATCTCAGGACAAATTTTACATATAGATGGTGCAGAAGGAATAAATTTTACAGGAAGGAATGCCGGGGATTATGATCCCGGTAAAATATAA
- a CDS encoding aldo/keto reductase: protein MQTRIIPSTSESIPVIGLGTYMSFDMTAGTKAFQNQVEVYKKFYSLGGRLLDSSPMYGLAEEAIGHIVPKTDSIFYATKVWTRGKDSGIQQMNESFKKMKTEKIDLMQIHNLIDWKTHLKTLRDWKERGKIRYIGITHYVSSAFSQMETIMKTEPIDFIQIPYSVETRDAENRILPLAKERKIAVLVNRPFEGGSIFHSFNNKKLPDYFSSLGCKTVASVFLKYILSEPAVTCIIPATTKLQHMKDNMEAGFSLPEKSEQKNILKYLKELS from the coding sequence ATGCAAACAAGAATCATTCCTTCTACAAGTGAGAGTATCCCGGTTATAGGTCTCGGAACCTACATGAGTTTTGATATGACAGCGGGAACAAAAGCTTTTCAAAACCAGGTGGAAGTTTATAAGAAGTTTTATTCCCTCGGTGGAAGGCTTTTAGACAGCTCTCCTATGTACGGTCTGGCAGAAGAAGCCATCGGTCATATAGTTCCTAAAACAGATTCTATTTTCTATGCTACCAAAGTCTGGACCAGAGGAAAAGATAGTGGAATTCAACAGATGAACGAATCTTTTAAAAAAATGAAAACCGAAAAAATCGATTTAATGCAAATTCATAATCTTATTGATTGGAAAACTCATTTAAAAACTTTAAGAGACTGGAAAGAAAGAGGAAAAATTCGGTATATAGGAATTACTCATTATGTAAGCTCTGCCTTTTCTCAGATGGAAACGATTATGAAGACGGAACCTATTGATTTTATCCAAATTCCCTATTCCGTAGAAACCAGGGATGCTGAAAATCGAATTTTACCTCTTGCAAAGGAAAGAAAAATTGCTGTATTAGTAAACCGTCCTTTTGAAGGTGGAAGCATCTTTCATTCTTTTAATAATAAAAAACTTCCCGATTATTTTTCTTCTCTCGGTTGCAAGACAGTAGCCTCTGTGTTTTTAAAGTATATTCTATCGGAACCGGCTGTAACCTGTATCATTCCGGCAACGACAAAACTACAACACATGAAAGATAATATGGAAGCCGGTTTTTCTTTACCGGAGAAATCAGAACAAAAGAATATTCTTAAATACCTGAAGGAGTTATCTTAA
- a CDS encoding ankyrin repeat domain-containing protein encodes MSLRNIGIGILLFSLYHCGSPQGRFLYDLKRQRYKGMEEELKAGAEVNGFYGLETPIHTAVLKIYPLKRAKSEQITEIELLIEFLLGKGADINLQNKSHETVIALASESENALELIEFLLEKGADPNAGVPALFKCQSPKVAELLIKYGANVQKVYDGENALLAAVRNNNSDLVKFFLKKGLDKNFTYSGDLKPIRGYTALHFASESFQTELMDLLLDAGAEIKKDANGNYPGDLIKVNEASGFFERDTGIKMAYHALLKGKKKEEYFRTINNTDTQKNLILLSPKGTEASKTKCKLFYSYLGLSEYEKNIDYIKALKRIGAKKSPKDGTVLIGKCGG; translated from the coding sequence ATGAGCTTAAGGAATATTGGAATTGGTATATTACTTTTCAGTTTATATCATTGCGGAAGTCCTCAGGGAAGATTTCTTTATGATCTCAAACGGCAGAGGTATAAGGGTATGGAAGAGGAGTTAAAAGCCGGAGCTGAAGTAAATGGTTTCTATGGTTTAGAAACGCCTATTCATACTGCGGTACTTAAGATTTATCCTTTAAAACGTGCGAAGTCGGAACAGATAACTGAGATAGAATTACTTATAGAATTTTTGTTGGGTAAAGGAGCCGATATCAACCTGCAAAATAAGAGTCACGAGACCGTTATAGCTCTTGCCTCTGAATCGGAAAATGCCTTAGAGCTTATAGAATTTTTATTGGAAAAAGGAGCAGATCCGAATGCCGGAGTTCCTGCTTTATTTAAATGCCAGAGCCCAAAAGTTGCCGAACTCCTTATAAAATACGGAGCTAATGTACAAAAAGTGTATGATGGAGAGAATGCTTTGTTAGCGGCGGTAAGAAATAATAATTCGGATCTTGTGAAGTTTTTTCTCAAAAAAGGACTTGATAAAAACTTTACGTATTCGGGTGATCTAAAACCTATTAGGGGATATACTGCTTTACATTTTGCTTCAGAATCTTTTCAAACCGAGTTGATGGATTTACTATTAGATGCCGGTGCTGAGATTAAAAAAGATGCAAATGGAAATTATCCGGGTGATTTGATAAAGGTTAACGAAGCATCTGGTTTTTTTGAGAGAGATACAGGGATAAAAATGGCCTACCATGCTCTCTTAAAGGGTAAGAAAAAAGAGGAATATTTCAGAACTATAAACAATACAGATACTCAAAAAAATCTTATTTTATTATCTCCGAAAGGTACAGAAGCAAGCAAAACGAAATGTAAGTTGTTTTATTCCTATCTCGGCCTCTCAGAATATGAGAAAAACATAGATTATATAAAAGCCTTAAAAAGAATCGGTGCAAAAAAAAGCCCAAAAGATGGAACTGTTCTCATAGGAAAATGTGGAGGCTAA
- a CDS encoding STAS domain-containing protein: protein MARKDFSTPNFQYEGSEIFISVRTQDLPFNLPDNCVIIDMKGELNLYSTPALKDILDNLLNDDIVYMLFDMSGMAYIDSSGLGTLVGVQSRIVKKGGYLRICSPSESVTNVLNLTKLKQMMRVSNSIEEAVDELGS from the coding sequence ATGGCAAGAAAAGATTTTTCTACACCCAACTTCCAGTATGAAGGTTCTGAGATATTTATCAGTGTAAGGACGCAAGACCTCCCCTTTAACCTTCCGGATAATTGTGTAATCATTGATATGAAAGGTGAATTAAACCTTTACTCGACACCTGCACTGAAAGATATACTTGATAATCTTTTAAATGATGATATTGTCTATATGCTTTTTGATATGTCAGGCATGGCCTATATCGATTCCTCCGGTCTCGGTACACTGGTTGGGGTTCAATCGAGAATTGTAAAAAAGGGAGGATACTTAAGAATCTGCTCTCCTTCCGAAAGCGTTACAAACGTTTTGAATTTAACCAAGCTCAAACAGATGATGCGAGTATCAAATTCTATCGAAGAAGCTGTCGACGAGCTGGGTTCCTAA
- a CDS encoding phosphotransferase codes for MYHPESNVSSSFIEPYLPILNAIPDSVQALVPEASSRKYYRLFFKEDTKILCTDPNFQGENSDFFLIQKLYKKENLPVPEIYSYSKDLKAYLISDSGELDLSFIKDKKKKDKYLKKSIDLILSIQKLPKEKPASSRSFDFTKLSFEVNMTFLKYEAFHIDYPDFPDVNIELRAFFENLCYILASFSEKVLCHRDYHSRNLLINKKEQLGIIDFQDTMLGTPFYDLSSLLYDAYNPLSHEEREEYYQYFISRFKEKKGVRKIYMEQALQRSFKALGSYFFLFHEKRIFKYKESLIPCVNNLLEICQKGFFPDSLFLFLSNLRSSLESL; via the coding sequence ATGTATCATCCTGAATCAAACGTCAGTTCCTCGTTTATAGAACCCTATCTTCCTATTCTCAATGCTATTCCGGATTCCGTTCAGGCACTTGTCCCGGAAGCCTCCAGCCGGAAATACTACCGCCTTTTTTTTAAGGAAGATACAAAAATTCTCTGCACTGACCCAAACTTTCAGGGAGAAAATTCAGACTTCTTTTTAATTCAAAAACTTTATAAAAAAGAAAATTTACCCGTGCCGGAAATTTATTCTTATTCAAAAGATTTAAAGGCTTACCTTATCTCTGATTCCGGTGAACTGGATCTAAGTTTTATCAAAGATAAAAAGAAAAAAGATAAATACTTAAAAAAATCCATAGACCTCATCCTTAGTATTCAAAAACTTCCCAAAGAAAAGCCGGCTTCTTCTCGTTCGTTTGATTTTACAAAACTAAGTTTTGAAGTAAACATGACTTTTTTAAAATATGAGGCTTTTCACATAGACTATCCCGACTTCCCAGACGTTAATATAGAACTCAGAGCCTTTTTTGAAAACCTTTGCTATATCTTAGCCTCCTTTTCCGAAAAAGTTCTCTGTCACAGAGACTATCATTCCAGGAATCTTCTAATCAATAAAAAAGAACAACTTGGAATTATTGATTTTCAAGATACCATGCTCGGAACTCCATTTTATGATCTGAGTAGTTTATTATATGATGCTTATAATCCCCTTTCACATGAAGAACGAGAAGAATACTACCAGTATTTTATAAGTAGGTTCAAAGAAAAAAAAGGAGTGAGAAAAATATATATGGAACAGGCTCTGCAACGCTCCTTTAAAGCCCTCGGTTCCTATTTCTTCCTATTTCACGAAAAAAGAATATTCAAATACAAAGAAAGCTTGATTCCCTGCGTAAACAACCTGCTTGAAATCTGCCAGAAAGGTTTTTTTCCGGACAGCCTTTTTCTTTTTCTTTCTAATTTAAGAAGCTCCCTGGAAAGCCTGTAA
- a CDS encoding NTP transferase domain-containing protein: protein MNCFILAAGFGSRMGDLCKDIPKPLLTIRGFPLIHYSIYFAYRLGIRDFIINTHYKAEVLEKELEKFSFLNISISREKEILGTGGGIRKGIKNLDPEETFLVLNPDILHIPNVTFTLPSNFPGKIFLFLKESLAGETNTTLSLKNEKVYFSNNSGKMYTYIGLALMKAGALQQELPEGYSDLSLYFQNLARKDELCGGLYPGEVYDLGTKEKYELYKNLQLPELFSEPGFQELKARLNSGL, encoded by the coding sequence ATGAATTGTTTTATTTTAGCAGCCGGTTTTGGAAGTCGGATGGGAGATCTTTGCAAGGATATACCCAAACCTCTTTTAACTATTCGGGGATTTCCACTCATTCATTATTCTATATATTTCGCTTATCGTCTCGGAATACGGGACTTTATTATCAACACCCATTACAAAGCCGAAGTCTTAGAAAAAGAACTGGAGAAATTTTCCTTTTTGAATATTTCTATATCCCGAGAAAAAGAAATATTGGGAACCGGTGGTGGAATCCGCAAAGGTATCAAGAATTTAGATCCGGAGGAAACTTTTCTCGTGCTGAATCCCGATATTTTACACATTCCTAATGTAACATTCACACTCCCATCGAATTTTCCGGGCAAAATTTTCCTATTCTTGAAAGAAAGCCTTGCAGGAGAAACAAACACAACCCTATCTTTAAAAAATGAAAAAGTCTATTTTTCAAATAACTCAGGAAAAATGTATACTTACATTGGCCTTGCTCTTATGAAAGCAGGAGCTCTTCAGCAGGAACTTCCGGAGGGATATTCAGACCTCTCCCTTTACTTTCAAAACTTAGCCAGAAAAGACGAGCTCTGCGGTGGTCTATACCCGGGAGAAGTTTATGATTTAGGCACAAAAGAGAAGTATGAGCTCTATAAAAACTTACAGCTTCCCGAATTATTTTCAGAACCCGGCTTTCAGGAATTAAAGGCCCGTCTTAATTCCGGACTCTAA
- a CDS encoding nucleoside-diphosphate kinase, whose product MSRTLIMIKPDAVRNKHVGEIIARIEKEGFKILGLKYLHLSLEDAKQFYKVHKERPFYDELCKDMSATPIVAAALERENAVAHWREVIGATDPKEAAPGTIRALYAESKGANSVHGSDSDENAAQEIAFFFKGYELVS is encoded by the coding sequence ATGTCAAGAACACTGATCATGATTAAACCGGATGCGGTAAGAAACAAGCACGTTGGAGAAATCATTGCAAGGATAGAAAAAGAGGGTTTTAAAATTTTAGGCCTTAAATATCTACACCTTTCTTTAGAAGATGCTAAACAGTTCTACAAAGTCCACAAAGAAAGACCCTTTTACGATGAACTTTGTAAAGATATGTCAGCAACTCCAATTGTTGCCGCAGCACTGGAAAGAGAAAATGCGGTAGCTCATTGGAGAGAAGTTATAGGAGCAACTGATCCGAAAGAAGCAGCTCCCGGAACTATTCGTGCCCTGTATGCAGAAAGCAAAGGTGCGAACTCCGTTCATGGCTCCGACTCTGATGAAAATGCAGCTCAGGAAATTGCATTTTTCTTCAAAGGCTATGAACTTGTAAGCTAA
- the coaD gene encoding pantetheine-phosphate adenylyltransferase — translation MNGLIGVYPGTFDPITNGHIDIINRSLEVCDKVIVMVAVNSKKQSLFSMEERVELIEHSFRNTNRVEVDCFQGLTVDYCVKKNAKAIIRGLRAVTDFEYEYAIALTNRKLAPNIDTVFFMASAEFSFVSSTIVKEIARHGRSAVGYVPEPVSEALLKKFKHN, via the coding sequence ATGAATGGCCTGATAGGGGTTTACCCGGGAACCTTTGACCCCATTACCAATGGCCACATTGATATTATTAATCGTTCTTTAGAGGTTTGTGATAAGGTAATAGTCATGGTGGCTGTGAACTCTAAAAAGCAATCTCTCTTCTCTATGGAAGAAAGAGTTGAATTAATAGAACATTCATTCCGAAATACGAATAGAGTAGAAGTAGATTGTTTCCAGGGCCTTACAGTTGATTACTGTGTTAAAAAAAATGCGAAGGCTATCATTCGTGGATTACGAGCTGTCACCGATTTCGAATACGAGTATGCCATAGCCCTGACAAATAGGAAACTTGCCCCGAATATAGATACCGTATTTTTCATGGCATCTGCCGAATTTTCTTTCGTATCTTCTACTATCGTGAAAGAAATTGCAAGGCACGGGCGTTCTGCAGTTGGATATGTCCCCGAACCGGTCAGCGAAGCGTTATTAAAAAAATTTAAACATAATTAA
- the folK gene encoding 2-amino-4-hydroxy-6-hydroxymethyldihydropteridine diphosphokinase encodes MIEKPKGLNSYILGIGSNIEPFKNVPGILDRLLDHFHQILISRILKTEAIGMLQDANPFLNFCIYVETDLKKEHLKNFCNSIEMALGRDRTDNLKKVKNRTADLDILLTLPYPERVISQSELPVEKYLLPTTLELLQALQFSGLPTFSPLDEGQEIVYKKKLIGKKPLFLKKEVF; translated from the coding sequence ATGATTGAGAAACCAAAAGGATTAAATTCCTACATTCTGGGAATCGGAAGTAATATAGAGCCTTTCAAAAATGTTCCGGGGATTTTGGATAGGCTTTTGGATCACTTTCACCAAATTCTCATTAGTCGGATTTTAAAAACGGAAGCTATCGGTATGCTTCAGGATGCCAATCCATTTTTAAATTTCTGCATCTATGTCGAGACAGATTTAAAAAAGGAGCATCTGAAAAATTTTTGTAACTCGATAGAAATGGCCCTCGGCAGAGATAGAACCGACAATTTAAAAAAAGTCAAAAATCGAACAGCGGATCTGGATATTCTTTTGACACTCCCTTATCCTGAAAGAGTAATCAGTCAATCGGAATTGCCGGTAGAGAAATACTTACTTCCAACCACCCTTGAACTTCTTCAGGCACTTCAATTTTCCGGTCTTCCCACATTTTCTCCTTTAGATGAAGGGCAAGAAATAGTATATAAGAAAAAACTAATTGGCAAAAAACCATTATTCTTAAAAAAGGAAGTTTTTTAA